A window of the Xiashengella succiniciproducens genome harbors these coding sequences:
- the zwf gene encoding glucose-6-phosphate dehydrogenase, which yields MRKAEKHLLVIFGASGDLTYRKLVPSVFDLYTQNLLPVNFGVLGLGRSKLSSEAFREKMKEGIKKFAGTTANKESMIDSFLEKLFYYSFDPEVKAEYEGFRDELEALNQKLDAGSNYIFYLATPPSLYPVVPANLAAYGLNREDKGFKRLIIEKPFGYDLESARKLNRKLQCNFKEDQIYRIDHYLGKETVQNMLVTRFANGIFEPLWNRNYIHHVEITSSEDIGVGSRGGYYDGSGALRDMVQNHLLLLTSLVAMEPPAVINADAMRNEMVKVLQSIRPIKEEEVEKYVIRGQYTASEIRGKMMKAYREEQGVDPQSRTETFVAMKFYIDNWRWAGVPFYIRTGKCLPTRVTEVVIHFNATPHHIFADNLQHVKTHNQLVLRIQPDEGILLKSAMKVPGAGFNVQDVNMDFHYSDLSNTYLPSAYERLLLDCMLGDATLYSRGDALEAAWQFVDPILKAWQNNPAIKVYGYPAGTWGPVESDELIEGVETWRYPCKNLVGDGEYCEL from the coding sequence ATGAGAAAAGCTGAAAAACACTTATTAGTAATATTCGGAGCCTCCGGTGACCTGACATACAGAAAGTTGGTTCCATCGGTTTTCGATCTGTATACACAAAATCTTTTGCCGGTTAATTTTGGTGTACTTGGACTCGGAAGGAGCAAGCTAAGTTCTGAAGCCTTCAGGGAAAAGATGAAGGAAGGTATTAAGAAGTTTGCCGGTACTACGGCAAACAAGGAAAGTATGATAGACTCCTTTTTGGAAAAGCTATTTTACTATTCTTTTGATCCGGAAGTAAAAGCTGAATACGAGGGGTTTCGTGACGAACTGGAGGCACTTAACCAGAAATTGGACGCAGGAAGTAATTATATTTTTTATTTGGCTACTCCACCAAGCCTATATCCTGTTGTGCCGGCCAATCTTGCTGCCTATGGATTAAACAGGGAGGATAAGGGTTTTAAGAGACTTATTATCGAAAAGCCATTTGGTTATGACCTTGAGAGTGCACGTAAGCTCAATCGTAAGTTGCAGTGTAACTTTAAGGAAGATCAGATATATCGTATCGATCACTACCTTGGTAAGGAGACTGTTCAAAATATGCTTGTTACCCGCTTTGCCAATGGTATATTCGAACCTTTGTGGAACAGAAACTATATTCACCATGTTGAGATAACCTCTTCGGAGGATATTGGGGTAGGCAGCCGCGGAGGTTATTATGACGGTTCGGGAGCACTTCGTGATATGGTACAAAACCATCTCCTGTTGTTGACCTCTCTCGTGGCAATGGAGCCTCCAGCAGTGATTAATGCGGATGCCATGCGTAATGAGATGGTCAAGGTGTTGCAGTCTATTCGTCCTATCAAGGAAGAGGAGGTGGAAAAATATGTTATCCGCGGGCAGTACACTGCATCAGAGATAAGGGGTAAGATGATGAAGGCATATCGCGAAGAACAGGGAGTTGATCCTCAGTCTCGCACTGAGACCTTCGTTGCCATGAAGTTTTATATTGACAACTGGCGTTGGGCCGGTGTCCCCTTTTATATAAGGACGGGTAAATGTCTGCCCACAAGGGTTACTGAGGTAGTAATCCACTTTAATGCAACACCTCACCATATTTTCGCCGATAATCTGCAACATGTAAAGACACATAATCAACTTGTACTGCGGATACAGCCTGATGAAGGTATTTTGCTGAAATCTGCCATGAAGGTGCCTGGTGCCGGATTCAATGTTCAGGATGTGAATATGGATTTCCACTATTCAGACCTTAGTAATACCTACCTGCCGAGTGCATATGAGCGTTTACTGCTCGACTGTATGCTGGGTGATGCTACCCTGTATTCACGCGGTGATGCTCTGGAAGCTGCCTGGCAGTTTGTTGACCCCATATTGAAGGCCTGGCAAAATAACCCCGCAATAAAGGTATACGGATACCCTGCTGGAACATGGGGACCGGTGGAATCTGATGAGCTTATAGAAGGTGTTGAAACATGGCGTTATCCCTGCAAGAATCTTGTAGGAGACGGTGAATACTGTGAACTTTAG
- a CDS encoding 2-oxoacid:acceptor oxidoreductase family protein: MNESIIIAGFGGQGVLSMGKILAYSGVMQGMEVSWMPSYGPEMRGGTANVTVILSDTSISSPILKTYDTAIILNQQSMDKFEQSVKPGGLLLYDGNGITRHPERDDIRIFRVDAAEEAARMHSQKTFNMIVLGAYLKIKPIVDMENVMNGLKKSIPERHHHLLPVNKAAIERGAEIVEAVKRCNQSL; the protein is encoded by the coding sequence ATGAATGAATCAATCATCATAGCCGGCTTTGGCGGCCAGGGAGTATTGTCAATGGGTAAGATACTGGCATATTCGGGTGTTATGCAAGGCATGGAGGTATCCTGGATGCCTTCTTATGGGCCTGAGATGCGTGGTGGTACTGCCAATGTAACAGTAATCCTAAGTGATACTTCAATAAGTTCACCAATCCTGAAAACCTATGACACTGCTATTATTCTTAATCAGCAGTCAATGGATAAATTTGAGCAATCGGTAAAACCTGGCGGACTCCTGCTTTATGACGGAAATGGTATTACCCGTCATCCTGAACGTGACGACATCAGAATTTTCAGGGTAGATGCTGCTGAGGAAGCTGCCAGAATGCACAGTCAAAAGACTTTTAATATGATAGTTCTTGGTGCATACCTAAAAATCAAGCCCATTGTAGATATGGAGAATGTGATGAATGGTCTTAAGAAATCAATACCTGAAAGACACCATCACCTTTTGCCGGTAAATAAGGCAGCTATTGAACGTGGAGCAGAAATTGTAGAGGCTGTAAAGCGTTGTAATCAGAGTTTGTAG
- a CDS encoding acetolactate synthase, translated as MIIKQLSVFLENKSGRLHELYSSLGSANINVSACSVADTSDFGIVRMIASDPDEAYNILKARGFSVNINEVISFATPNTPGALASCLKILAEAEISVEYLYGFSVGEKSFICLRCNNPEKAVMEFQRHKLELISANDLYKF; from the coding sequence ATGATAATAAAGCAATTATCTGTCTTCCTCGAAAACAAATCTGGGAGGCTTCATGAACTTTATTCAAGTCTGGGCAGTGCAAATATCAATGTTTCTGCCTGCAGCGTGGCCGATACATCCGATTTCGGAATAGTGAGAATGATAGCCTCAGATCCGGATGAGGCATACAATATTCTGAAGGCAAGAGGCTTTTCGGTCAATATCAACGAGGTTATCTCCTTTGCTACACCCAATACTCCGGGTGCACTTGCCAGTTGTCTTAAGATACTTGCAGAAGCAGAGATAAGTGTTGAATACCTGTACGGATTTTCGGTAGGTGAGAAGTCCTTTATATGCCTGCGTTGTAATAATCCCGAAAAGGCCGTTATGGAGTTTCAGCGTCACAAGCTTGAGCTGATCAGCGCCAATGATCTATATAAGTTCTAA
- a CDS encoding phenylacetate--CoA ligase family protein, with product MATNNIWNPHMETMSRDQMRVVQSERLRDTVERVYYNIPYYRQRMQEMGLAPEDIKSVDDLKHLPFTTKSDLRDNYPFGLFAVPMSEIIRIHASSGTTGKATVVGYTRHDIGIWSEVMARTFTAAGAGKSDFIQIAYGYGLFTGGLGAHYGGEKIGATVIPISGGNTKRQLQLMEDFGTTVLACTPSYAAYLAETIEESGISRDELKLRVGVFGAEPWTENMRREIEKRLRIKAIDIYGLSEVIGPGVSFECEHQCGLHINEDHFIPEIIDPDTLEVLPEGELGELVFTTITKEGLPLIRYRTRDLTRLNFDKCACGRTIVRMNKCTGRSDDMLIIRGVNLFPSQIESVLMEMDETTPHYLLVVDRVNNLDTLELQLEVEDRFYSDTIGELQALRKKITHAVESATGLSVNVKLVEPKTIERSEGKAKRVIDKRKLV from the coding sequence ATGGCTACTAATAACATCTGGAACCCTCATATGGAGACTATGTCTCGTGATCAGATGAGGGTTGTTCAAAGCGAACGTCTGCGTGATACTGTTGAACGAGTCTATTACAATATCCCATATTACAGACAGAGGATGCAGGAGATGGGGCTTGCACCTGAGGATATCAAATCAGTTGATGACCTTAAGCACCTTCCTTTTACGACCAAGAGCGACCTCCGTGATAACTATCCTTTCGGGCTGTTTGCTGTTCCAATGAGTGAGATTATCCGTATTCATGCTTCTTCAGGAACTACCGGTAAAGCAACAGTTGTGGGCTATACAAGGCATGATATTGGTATCTGGTCAGAGGTAATGGCTCGTACCTTTACAGCAGCAGGGGCAGGCAAGAGCGATTTTATCCAGATTGCCTATGGTTACGGATTATTTACCGGTGGTCTGGGTGCGCATTACGGCGGTGAGAAGATTGGAGCCACAGTAATTCCTATCTCCGGAGGTAATACAAAAAGGCAGCTACAACTGATGGAGGATTTTGGAACAACTGTTTTGGCCTGTACTCCATCGTATGCTGCATACCTGGCTGAGACTATTGAAGAATCTGGAATATCACGTGATGAACTCAAGCTGAGGGTAGGTGTATTTGGTGCTGAGCCCTGGACCGAGAATATGCGTCGTGAAATCGAAAAGAGGCTTAGAATAAAAGCAATAGATATCTACGGACTTAGCGAAGTTATTGGTCCCGGAGTCTCTTTTGAATGTGAGCATCAATGTGGACTGCATATCAATGAGGACCACTTTATCCCGGAAATCATTGACCCGGATACATTGGAGGTACTGCCGGAAGGTGAACTCGGTGAACTTGTCTTTACGACTATTACAAAAGAGGGGCTTCCTCTGATAAGGTACAGAACCCGTGACCTTACTCGTCTTAACTTTGATAAATGTGCATGCGGACGTACCATTGTAAGGATGAACAAGTGCACAGGTCGCAGTGATGATATGCTTATTATAAGAGGGGTCAACCTCTTCCCATCCCAGATTGAAAGTGTGCTGATGGAAATGGATGAGACCACTCCCCACTACCTGCTTGTTGTTGACAGGGTCAACAACCTTGATACTCTTGAGCTACAACTTGAAGTGGAAGACCGTTTTTATAGCGATACAATTGGAGAATTGCAGGCATTGCGCAAAAAGATTACTCATGCGGTTGAAAGTGCAACCGGCCTATCTGTTAACGTAAAACTTGTTGAACCCAAGACAATTGAGAGAAGTGAAGGTAAGGCCAAACGGGTTATCGACAAGCGTAAATTGGTCTGA
- a CDS encoding aminotransferase class I/II-fold pyridoxal phosphate-dependent enzyme: MSIFPIDREEVSKIRKELGIGQISRASIRQVVQLADRLEKQFGLKFIRTEMGVPGIPAPAIGVEAEIEALRSGVASVYPPIQGVEMFKNELSRFARKFLDIEISPLGCIPTAGGMQASAISCLAANRRDRNKDTTLFIDPGFPVQKRMMGVLGMKYESFDIYDFRGDKLEAKLETYLGKGNISTILYNSPNNPSWISLTEKELEIIGRMANKYDVVVLEDLAYFGMDFRHGKTDGPLQPTVAKFTDNYILLFSSSKIFSYAGQRIGGVMISDKLFSRRFEDLSRFFVADQLGPALLQEVVYTMSAGISHSAQYGVARILKAANDGEFDFVEYLKEYGNRAAIMKKHFVSNGFYLVYDQDEGEPIGDGFYFTVAYPGMNGEDLLSELICYGITAITLDTTGSTRTEGLRISVSHTTAERMDDLAERLRCFAKDHKVE; the protein is encoded by the coding sequence ATGAGTATTTTTCCAATAGATAGGGAAGAGGTTAGTAAGATACGCAAAGAGTTAGGAATAGGTCAGATATCCAGGGCATCGATACGCCAGGTTGTCCAACTGGCAGATAGGTTGGAAAAACAATTTGGGCTAAAGTTTATACGTACAGAGATGGGTGTCCCTGGGATACCTGCTCCGGCTATCGGTGTGGAAGCTGAGATTGAAGCACTGAGGTCTGGTGTGGCCTCTGTTTATCCGCCCATCCAGGGAGTGGAGATGTTTAAGAATGAGCTGTCGCGTTTTGCCAGGAAGTTTCTGGACATTGAAATTTCACCTTTGGGATGTATTCCTACTGCAGGTGGAATGCAGGCATCGGCTATAAGTTGCCTTGCAGCCAACAGACGTGATAGAAACAAAGATACTACCCTGTTTATCGATCCGGGCTTTCCTGTTCAGAAGCGTATGATGGGCGTGCTGGGAATGAAGTATGAAAGCTTTGATATTTATGACTTCCGTGGCGATAAGCTTGAAGCAAAGCTGGAGACTTATCTGGGCAAGGGTAATATTAGTACCATACTATACAACAGTCCCAACAATCCCTCGTGGATAAGTCTGACTGAAAAGGAACTTGAGATTATTGGACGAATGGCCAACAAGTATGATGTGGTTGTTCTTGAGGATCTTGCTTATTTTGGAATGGACTTTAGGCATGGAAAGACTGATGGGCCATTGCAGCCAACAGTGGCTAAATTTACCGACAATTATATCCTGCTGTTTTCTTCATCCAAGATATTCAGTTATGCCGGGCAGCGCATTGGAGGCGTGATGATTTCTGATAAGCTTTTCTCGCGCCGTTTTGAAGATCTGTCAAGGTTTTTCGTAGCCGACCAACTGGGGCCTGCTCTGCTTCAGGAGGTCGTTTATACAATGTCGGCAGGTATCTCGCATTCCGCACAATATGGGGTGGCCAGGATATTAAAGGCAGCCAATGATGGAGAGTTTGACTTCGTTGAATATTTGAAGGAGTATGGCAACAGAGCTGCAATAATGAAGAAGCACTTTGTTAGCAATGGCTTCTATTTGGTTTATGACCAGGATGAAGGGGAGCCCATTGGTGACGGTTTTTACTTCACTGTTGCCTATCCTGGAATGAATGGCGAGGATTTGCTTAGTGAACTTATTTGTTATGGCATTACTGCCATAACCCTAGATACTACCGGTAGTACCCGTACAGAAGGATTGCGCATAAGTGTCTCACACACAACGGCAGAACGTATGGATGATCTGGCAGAAAGACTAAGGTGTTTCGCCAAAGATCACAAAGTAGAATGA
- a CDS encoding thiamine pyrophosphate-dependent enzyme, translating to MSVDVKEIIRPENIVYKKSSALTDNPMHYCPGCTHGVVNRLLAEVIEELGIQEDTIGVTPVGCAVLLYNYIDIDWQEAAHGRAPALGTAIKRVRPDKYVFTYQGDGDLAAIGTAETIHTCNRGENIVMVFINNGIYGMTGGQMAPTTLEGMKTATCPYGRDPKRDGMPLKITEIVAGLPGASYVTRQAAHTANAVRKLKKALIKAFKNQEAGKGTSFIEVVATCNSGWKLTPVDANKWMEEHMFPYYPLGDIKDE from the coding sequence ATGTCAGTGGATGTAAAAGAGATTATCAGGCCGGAGAATATTGTTTATAAGAAGAGTAGTGCTCTTACAGACAATCCAATGCACTATTGTCCAGGTTGTACTCATGGTGTGGTCAATCGTCTGCTGGCAGAAGTGATTGAGGAGCTGGGTATTCAGGAGGATACTATTGGGGTTACTCCGGTAGGTTGTGCAGTATTGCTATACAACTATATAGATATAGACTGGCAGGAGGCTGCTCATGGTAGGGCTCCTGCATTAGGCACAGCAATTAAGAGAGTACGTCCCGACAAGTATGTCTTTACCTATCAGGGGGATGGTGACCTGGCTGCCATTGGTACAGCCGAGACTATTCATACCTGCAACAGGGGTGAGAACATAGTTATGGTGTTCATAAACAATGGTATTTATGGCATGACAGGCGGACAAATGGCCCCCACTACACTGGAAGGAATGAAAACTGCTACCTGTCCTTACGGAAGGGATCCAAAGCGTGATGGTATGCCATTGAAGATTACCGAGATTGTTGCCGGATTACCGGGAGCAAGTTATGTTACCCGTCAGGCTGCACATACTGCAAATGCAGTTCGTAAACTTAAGAAAGCCCTTATAAAGGCATTTAAGAATCAGGAAGCAGGTAAGGGAACTTCATTTATTGAGGTGGTTGCAACCTGTAACTCAGGCTGGAAGTTAACACCTGTTGATGCAAACAAATGGATGGAGGAGCATATGTTTCCATACTATCCATTGGGAGATATAAAAGATGAATAA
- a CDS encoding TonB-dependent receptor yields MRLNIVHIIRNLICGVVLYIGATSFSLFAQDDMTPVVKPEAFRGHARTAISILEQSSGWIISYSNRMCLESEVILKNENRTLLQHLEDIFAHCSFSYVIRDNKIILRPVDPSEYSYTVSGFTYDISSGETLPGANIFNYISGIGTAGNNYGFYSITLPGGSNVLTASFVGYSSETKSFELRSDTVINFNLKGSLQLAQINIESDFVHEGLYTTNMGTTIIPIEEIKQTPALLGETDLVKNIQMLPGVQGGSEGFSGLYVRGGGPDQNLILLDDVPVYNIGHLLGFFSIFNADAVKNVTVHKSQFPARYGGRLSSVVDVRMLEGNKDQVKGNLNLGILSSGASLNGPVKKGKSGFALSFRRTYHDFIAGLVQRDNEESTNYYFYDLNAKYNHSIGDKHRIYFNVYWGRDKYITTYNYQNIASEPATENNQATINDENNAGWGNFVSGLRWNYLISPKLFSNLTVTYSDYRFFIGVERSNRAATNRESFEQRYLSGIRDLGVKADFDFYPSYNHLIKFGAGAIRHYFNPGIDVVQRNASGGSVSSEFGEDNIVGGEFHAYLEDEWDLTRKLRVNTGVRAVAFTGESKAFYSVEPRLSLRYDITRSISARAAYSEMSQFIHLVSSSNVNLPTDLWLPVTDRIPPMRSRQTNIGIDIKIDNKGVFRFTSDYYIKELDNLLHYKESTGFFDYSTYWEDKLTIGSGKSYGMEFLFSKTQGDLKGWIGYTLARTTNKFDELNNGKSFPARFDRRHDVTITANYRLTEKTDVGLMWQYGSGIPVTLPSEKYFAPNFPYYNGDLNIGYSENAVAINGFRMPDFHRLDIGFNFTKVRKRSTRIWSVGAINLYGRQNPFLVYFASESADEPGSSSRVLKQLSLFPFPIPYVKYSLQF; encoded by the coding sequence TTGAGGCTGAATATTGTACATATTATCCGAAACCTTATATGCGGGGTTGTTCTATATATTGGAGCAACCTCGTTTTCGTTATTTGCACAGGATGATATGACTCCAGTTGTAAAACCGGAGGCATTCAGAGGACATGCAAGGACCGCAATAAGTATTCTCGAACAAAGTTCCGGTTGGATCATTAGCTACAGTAACAGAATGTGCCTTGAAAGCGAAGTGATCCTAAAAAACGAAAACAGAACCCTGCTACAGCACCTTGAAGACATTTTCGCACACTGCTCCTTCTCATATGTAATAAGAGATAACAAGATCATTCTACGACCTGTCGATCCTTCTGAATATAGCTATACAGTTAGCGGTTTTACTTACGATATATCATCAGGGGAGACCCTTCCAGGAGCTAATATATTTAATTACATTTCCGGCATTGGTACAGCAGGTAATAACTACGGCTTTTACAGTATCACCCTGCCTGGGGGATCCAACGTCCTAACAGCATCCTTTGTGGGATATTCAAGTGAGACTAAGAGCTTTGAACTAAGGTCAGATACTGTGATCAACTTCAACCTGAAGGGGTCATTACAGTTAGCCCAGATAAATATCGAGTCCGATTTTGTCCACGAAGGTTTGTATACAACAAATATGGGCACAACCATTATCCCTATTGAGGAGATCAAGCAAACTCCGGCCCTGCTTGGGGAAACCGACCTTGTAAAAAACATCCAGATGTTACCCGGAGTCCAGGGTGGAAGTGAAGGATTCAGCGGTCTCTATGTAAGGGGAGGTGGGCCAGACCAGAATCTCATCCTTCTGGATGACGTTCCTGTATACAATATTGGGCACCTCCTGGGATTCTTCTCAATCTTCAATGCCGATGCAGTCAAGAACGTAACAGTCCACAAGAGCCAGTTTCCTGCCCGCTACGGAGGTCGACTGTCATCAGTTGTAGATGTCAGAATGCTGGAAGGAAACAAGGACCAGGTAAAAGGAAATCTCAACCTTGGTATATTGTCTTCCGGAGCCTCCCTTAACGGACCGGTAAAAAAAGGCAAATCGGGATTTGCCTTATCATTCCGACGTACTTATCATGACTTTATTGCCGGGTTAGTACAACGCGACAATGAAGAAAGCACCAATTACTACTTCTATGATCTTAACGCTAAGTACAACCATTCAATTGGCGATAAACACAGAATCTACTTCAATGTGTACTGGGGAAGAGATAAGTATATAACTACATATAACTACCAGAACATCGCATCTGAACCGGCCACTGAAAACAATCAGGCCACTATCAATGACGAAAACAATGCCGGATGGGGCAACTTCGTCAGCGGCCTCAGATGGAACTACCTGATAAGTCCCAAGCTATTTTCAAATCTCACAGTCACCTATTCAGACTATCGGTTCTTTATCGGAGTTGAGCGTAGCAACAGGGCAGCAACAAATCGTGAGAGTTTCGAGCAACGATACTTAAGCGGAATCAGGGACTTAGGTGTTAAGGCTGACTTTGACTTTTACCCTTCATACAACCACCTGATTAAGTTTGGTGCAGGTGCCATAAGGCACTACTTCAACCCCGGTATTGACGTAGTTCAAAGAAATGCAAGTGGAGGGAGCGTCTCAAGTGAGTTTGGGGAAGATAATATCGTAGGAGGTGAATTTCACGCATACCTGGAAGATGAATGGGATCTTACACGCAAATTAAGAGTCAATACAGGAGTCAGGGCCGTAGCTTTTACAGGTGAAAGTAAGGCCTTTTATTCCGTGGAGCCTCGCCTATCCCTTAGGTACGATATAACACGGTCTATATCTGCCAGGGCTGCATACTCCGAGATGTCCCAATTTATCCACCTTGTAAGTTCATCTAATGTAAATCTTCCAACTGACCTATGGCTGCCGGTAACTGACCGTATTCCGCCAATGCGTTCCAGACAGACCAACATCGGTATTGATATTAAGATTGATAATAAGGGTGTATTCAGGTTTACTTCTGACTATTATATCAAGGAATTGGACAACCTGCTTCACTACAAGGAAAGTACAGGATTCTTCGATTACTCGACATACTGGGAGGACAAGTTGACTATAGGATCAGGAAAATCCTATGGTATGGAATTTCTATTTAGCAAAACTCAGGGAGACCTGAAAGGCTGGATTGGTTATACACTGGCAAGGACTACTAACAAGTTTGATGAACTCAACAATGGAAAAAGTTTCCCTGCCCGGTTTGACAGACGCCACGACGTCACGATAACAGCTAATTACAGGCTGACTGAAAAGACTGATGTAGGGCTTATGTGGCAATATGGCAGCGGCATCCCTGTTACACTGCCCTCTGAGAAGTACTTCGCGCCCAATTTCCCTTACTATAATGGAGACCTTAACATAGGATACTCCGAAAATGCAGTTGCAATAAACGGCTTTAGAATGCCTGATTTCCACAGGCTGGACATAGGGTTCAACTTTACCAAGGTAAGAAAAAGAAGTACCAGAATATGGAGTGTTGGGGCAATCAATCTCTATGGAAGACAAAATCCCTTCCTGGTTTACTTTGCTTCAGAATCAGCTGACGAACCCGGCTCTTCCAGCCGGGTCCTCAAACAGCTGAGTCTCTTCCCCTTCCCCATCCCCTACGTGAAGTACTCACTTCAGTTCTAA
- the pgl gene encoding 6-phosphogluconolactonase, with protein sequence MEILIFEDKTALARSFGELLSGIATDRDSVYIALSGGSTPKVIFDLLAAEFRRKIDWGKLKFFWGDDRCVPPDHPDSNYGMTRQHLFDKLPIPESNIYRVKGELPVAEAVADYIEVVDKVVPKKNGLPRFDIMMLGMGDDGHTASIFPYAIDLWESPNLCEEATHPQSGQKRVTMTGNVINNSELTVFLVTGSNKAEKVDEIINGKVGFSQYPAALADGDKLLWMLDKEAAANLM encoded by the coding sequence ATGGAAATACTGATTTTTGAGGACAAAACTGCGCTAGCGCGCAGTTTTGGGGAACTACTCTCCGGTATCGCAACAGATAGGGATAGTGTTTATATAGCCCTATCCGGAGGTAGCACACCCAAGGTGATTTTCGACTTGCTTGCCGCTGAATTCCGGAGAAAGATTGACTGGGGAAAGCTTAAGTTTTTCTGGGGAGACGACCGGTGTGTGCCTCCTGATCATCCTGATAGTAATTACGGTATGACAAGGCAACATTTGTTTGATAAGCTGCCAATTCCTGAAAGCAATATATACAGGGTAAAGGGGGAATTGCCTGTTGCTGAAGCTGTTGCTGATTACATCGAGGTGGTGGATAAAGTAGTGCCCAAGAAGAACGGATTACCCCGATTTGATATTATGATGCTTGGTATGGGTGATGACGGACATACCGCATCTATTTTTCCTTATGCTATAGACTTGTGGGAATCGCCAAATCTGTGTGAGGAGGCTACGCATCCACAGAGCGGGCAGAAGAGAGTAACAATGACGGGTAATGTTATTAATAATTCGGAGTTGACTGTGTTTCTAGTAACAGGCAGCAATAAAGCTGAAAAGGTCGATGAGATTATTAACGGGAAAGTTGGATTCAGCCAATATCCTGCTGCACTTGCAGATGGTGACAAACTATTATGGATGCTTGATAAGGAAGCTGCGGCTAATCTGATGTAG
- a CDS encoding 4Fe-4S dicluster domain-containing protein: MAKVQGAIEVDRDSCKGCSLCVEACPTNVIRLADEVNSKGYNFAYMHDPDACNGCTNCAMVCPDSCLTVYRVRLADAV; encoded by the coding sequence ATGGCTAAAGTTCAAGGAGCAATAGAAGTGGACAGGGACAGCTGCAAAGGCTGTTCGTTATGTGTCGAAGCCTGTCCCACTAATGTGATCCGCCTGGCGGATGAGGTCAATTCAAAAGGGTACAATTTTGCATACATGCATGATCCTGATGCCTGTAACGGTTGCACCAACTGTGCGATGGTATGTCCCGACAGTTGTCTGACCGTTTATAGGGTAAGACTTGCAGATGCAGTATAA
- a CDS encoding 3-methyl-2-oxobutanoate dehydrogenase subunit VorB, with amino-acid sequence MKEIRLMKGNEAIAEAAIRCGVDAYFGYPITPQSEVMETLMDLRPWESTGMEVLQAESEVASINMVYGGAACGKKVMTSSSSPGISLMQEGLTYLAGAELPCLVVNVVRGGPGLGTIQPAQSDYFQAVKGGGHGDYKLIVLAPASVQEMADFVELAFDLAFKYRNPAMILSDGMIGQMMEKVELKAFKPRWTNDEIAQMHPWATTGKPKNRKRNIITSVELDPLKFEAFNIKLQAKYKAIEEAEVRYEKIMCDDAEYLFVAYGSSARICRKAVEILREKGIKAGLLRPITLFPFPSNQLKELQPQLKGILAVELSMGQMVEDVRLSVDSKLKVEHFGRAGGAIFSPEEVAEALEAKIIGG; translated from the coding sequence ATGAAAGAGATCAGGTTAATGAAGGGCAACGAGGCTATCGCCGAGGCTGCAATACGATGTGGTGTGGATGCTTATTTTGGTTATCCTATAACACCTCAGTCCGAAGTTATGGAGACACTTATGGATTTACGACCATGGGAGTCAACAGGGATGGAAGTGCTGCAGGCAGAAAGCGAAGTAGCGTCAATAAATATGGTATATGGAGGAGCTGCTTGCGGCAAGAAGGTTATGACCTCATCCTCCAGTCCGGGAATCAGTCTTATGCAGGAAGGACTAACATATCTTGCAGGAGCAGAACTACCCTGTCTGGTAGTCAATGTTGTGAGAGGAGGTCCGGGACTTGGTACTATTCAGCCTGCGCAATCGGATTATTTTCAAGCCGTTAAGGGTGGAGGTCATGGTGACTACAAGCTTATAGTCCTGGCTCCGGCTTCTGTGCAGGAAATGGCAGATTTTGTAGAGCTGGCCTTTGACCTGGCATTCAAATATCGCAATCCCGCTATGATTCTGAGTGATGGGATGATTGGTCAGATGATGGAGAAGGTGGAGCTAAAGGCCTTTAAACCACGATGGACCAATGACGAAATAGCTCAAATGCATCCTTGGGCCACTACAGGAAAGCCAAAGAACAGGAAGCGGAATATTATCACTTCTGTGGAGTTGGATCCACTTAAGTTCGAAGCCTTCAACATAAAGCTTCAGGCCAAGTACAAAGCTATAGAGGAAGCCGAAGTTCGTTATGAAAAGATTATGTGTGATGATGCAGAGTATTTGTTTGTTGCCTATGGTTCTAGTGCTCGTATCTGCCGTAAGGCAGTAGAGATACTTCGTGAGAAGGGCATCAAGGCAGGACTGCTGAGGCCCATCACATTGTTCCCATTTCCCTCTAACCAGCTTAAGGAGCTGCAACCACAGCTCAAGGGTATTTTGGCTGTGGAACTGAGTATGGGGCAGATGGTGGAGGACGTTCGTCTGTCAGTTGACAGCAAACTTAAAGTTGAACATTTCGGTCGTGCCGGAGGAGCAATATTCTCTCCTGAGGAGGTTGCTGAAGCTCTGGAGGCAAAAATTATAGGAGGCTAA